Genomic DNA from Podospora pseudoanserina strain CBS 124.78 chromosome 4, whole genome shotgun sequence:
CCCCCAtcgccttctcccacccGCTAACCCTCAGCTCTTCCCTCAGTTGattcctctcctccctcgtcggCCCCGTACACGCAATAATCGCGTTCAGCAGGTCCAAATGAGAAGCCAAATAATTCGTCGCGTCCCACTCCACACCCCCGACATAGGGCGCCGCCGGAACGGGAGGTCGTTCCTGTGGGAAATGCCGCTCCATGTACCCCTCGTGAGTAAACACGATCTCAGGCGAGGTCTCATCCCGTGGAGGGGGCAAGGCCACaatgttgaggttgtgcaGAAAGATCCAAAAGACTTCCTTGGTGACGTTGACCACCTCCTTGTTCCAGACCCGGTAAGGTCGCGGTTTCTGCATCTGGGCGATGAACTCGATTGTCTGGCTTGTTTTTATCGGGTCAGGGTCGCGGAGAAAAGACAAAACGGTGCTGGCGCGGGTGATTTTCTCGCCGGGAGAGGGCGCGTGCTGGATGTAAGTGAACAGGATGGAAGTGATAATGTTCCTCGTGGTGAACTCGGACGGCCCCTTCTTTTCGGGGTCAAAGATGAGATGCAACAAAGAGGGGAAGAGAGTCGCGTGGATGGTGTGGAGGTATTTCAGCGCCAGCGAGGTGGTGCAGAGCGCCttgaggcagaggaggacTTCGTGGAGGAGCGCGTCTTCGTGTTCCTCTCTTGCGAGTCAAAAAAGTGTTAGTAACATGACCGAGAGGGGCGGGAAATAAGGGGAAAACAAACCTCCACTCCAACGCCATGGTCCTCTTCAGCAAatccacaatctcctccatcccgcACTGCCTGATAAACTCCTCGATCCACGCCACCGTCTcattcctcaacaacaacctcaacttgTGCAGcttccccacctccaccagctccggcTTCTGAACCTTGCGCAAATAACTCACAAAGTCCCCCGGCAGCTGCTGGCCCTTCACCTTGGCTATGAAGCCAGTATACAGCCCCCCGCCCGTCAGCTGCTgtccatccccccctcccccctgctgtccctcccccccactctccccacccccaaccaaacTCTCACTGCTGCTCTTCCCCCTAAAATGCCTCCCGAGACTACtatcccccttcttctttgtcgggctcttctccccaccaccaccaccaccactgccatcccctttcccacctccccccctcccaagcgTCAaagacaaccccctcccgtgcttcttcttctttgtcgACTTATCCCCGGCCGCTGCCTCATCCAGTTCCCTCTCCGTCGGCCGTCCCCTCGCTCCAACATCCATCGACCCCCGCGCGAGATTCACACtctgcctcccctccatccccacctcctcattcttcttggccaccaTCTCGGCCCAATCCTGACGAATAAACTCCATCTTCACCGTGTCGGACAAATTCCTCATCTTGTACCGCTGATTCTCAGGGATGTTCCTCCTGTCAAGCATAGCCTCCAGATGCCTGTCAATATCTTGCGGCTCAATAGCCGGTAAGTCGGCAGTATTGCTCCCCGCTCGTCCCCTGGGTCTCCCGCCGCTCCCGCCGTTGGGAACCCGCGTGGTGCTCTTGCTCCTGTTTGAACTCCCCGACCCTCCACCCAAATGGTTATTCAAACCAGCCGGCGgcctctccccaccaccaccccccagaATCCTTGTTCTTATCCCCCCCGTCCCCAAGTCAACCTCTTGAAACTGATCCCCAcccctttctccctctccctctccctccccgctcttcctccccccgtTCCCTACTCTTATCCCTCAGCCCACTCCCCGTAACATAACTCGTGAAGCTCTTCGGCCGAGGcctaacccccatcccccggCCTCGTCGTGATCGGCGGTCTCGagaccccatccccccccctttcccctttccctcctcctttaTCCCCACCACCTGGAATCACAGAATGAGTCCCCGAGCTGCTGTTCCTGATAGGCAACTCCACCGGCGGACTGGTGCTCAACCCCCCGCTCGCAAACTGGGCGTAGATCGGGGGCGGACTCTCCACTCCCCCCGGTGAGCGGTTCTCTTTGTCCTTCCCCTGCCcgctctcatcctccccgtTCTTGAGGTTCTTATAACTCTTCGGCCGGAGGAGCAACCCCCCCAGATTGGTGGCCGATTTCGCCTTTTTCGGCTTAAccggcgaggatgatgatttgGGCGGTTTGGAAGTCCCCAGCGCCTTGAGGgtagaaaaagaagagagtTTTgtcggggaggatggcggggggttgttggaggtgtaTTGCGGGTCGAACCGCCCTCTCGGAACGGGGGGTGGACGTTCGGCAGCGGGCGAGCGGGTGTTATCCTGACGGTTCTGAACCAATTCCTCCAGGGCGTACCCGTGCCGGGTTATGGGGGGGTAGCGGCTTGTGCTGATTGGGTTTGTCGGGGGCATGACCGGGGAGGTGGGCGGTTCCCAGCCTACGTGGTACACTCCGGCgcggttgatggcggcgaggttTTGCTCCGAGGCGTAAAAGTCTGGGTTGGTGGCTAtgtttggtggggggagggtggttgtgCCGTCGGAGTTGTTGCgcttgtgatggtggtggccgtggaCGGGGGGGGTAGGAGtgctgtggctgtggctgttgctgttgctgttgctgttgccgctGATGAAGGAGCGGAAGACGGAGGATTTGTtgcgctggtgatggtggtggtgttgggaggaagggtaagcagcagcatcatatGCCTCtcccctgctgctgttgttgttgttgttgttgttgttgttgtccagcGGCGGGGGCACCATGGTATGGAGATGCCCAATTGTCTCTCTCAATCAACTCAAGGTCGTTCCTCGGAATGCTGTATCCTTCTCCCTGAAAGCCCGCGTTTCgttgagatggaaaagaaatGCTTGGTAGGTAGTGAAATACCGACTCGACTTGAACTGGGCTTGACTTGAAAACACACCCCGTTTAGGTCGCTCGCGATGCAAAAATGCCAATTTCTCTCTCctgcgacgacgacaactaGAAAAAATGCccacaaaaagaaaaaaacaaaaaacactCTCGTCGTGTCGTGTGGTGTGTCGGTGCTGGTCGTGGTCATAAGTTATGCCATGCTTTgcgcttctgctgctgctgctgctgctgctgctgcgtgTTGCTTCGGGTGACGTCGAACGCGCGCGTGGAGAGTGAGTGGGTGAAGTGGGTGCGGACAAAGTAGGGATGTTTCCTGCGCTTAGGTTGGCTGGAAGTTTCCCAGTTCTGGCTTCTGGTAGGCCCAATGAGGGTGGTTGTGTGCTTGTTTACCGGGGGTCGCCCCGTTGCCAGGGTGATTGCGCCTCGAAATCAAGGCCCGAAACACCGGAACCACTTGGACGTGCCGAGGCCGTTTGATAAGATAGATACAGAGTACATGCCCCGCGATTTGACCCCACCATGGTTTTGTTCCCTTGTATACCCTTTGACTTCAAAGCAAATTAACAACAAAACTTGGATTTAGCAGACAAGGGCCCACCGCTCTAGACAAGCAccaaaagtaaacaaacaacatccatccatctacAAGCTCTACTACCAACTCAtcaaccctcttcctctaTCGAATCCTCCTCGCAACTGGCTTTGTGGTTTCACCACCTTGCCCTGCAAAACCGTAAACTTGACGATGCCTTCGCAGTCTTCTGGCTTCACTCTCGCCAGCCAGATGCATTGCGCTGCGCCCAAgtcgtcctcgccctcctgTGGCTTGATTGGCACCACGCgctgcctctcctcctcggtcagcTTGCCCAGCTCCACCTCGTCCAAACCGAATGCGTCTGGTCTCCGATAAATCATCACATTGGCGCTGTACTTGTGTCCTCCGACGTGACTGATAAAGTAGATGCCCACGCCCCCTGGTCGTTCATCGTCTAAATCGCGGTAGAGACCTAGTGGTGCTAGGTGCCTCTGGAATTCTTTTCGGAGAAGAGGCGCGCTCTGGCCGCAGCGTGCATCGCGGGTCTTTTGAGAGCAGAGCAGGATAAGAGCGCGATGTGGTGACGGCCGTGTTGTGATGTCCTTCAGCATGGCAGGCGTTGGTTCTGGAAGATGGGCTGTtatggatggggggatggaaATTGGCTCGAGTGGCGAGGTGTTGGTAGGTGAATCGTTGATTATGGACACCAATGTAGGCACAGTAGCAGGTGTGACGTTTTCGACGACGGCGAAGGCAGGCAGTACGAGGACGGTCGTCGGTTCAGAGTACGAGGTGGTCCGATGCGGTGTGGGAATGTTGGAGGCAGAGACCATGAGGCGCTGGAAGATGGTCACATGCGTGTCAGTAAGTTTGTCCATCAACTGACGGAAGCCATTGGGAGCGTACACCATTGCTGGGAGCTTTGGCATGCGAGATGGCCTGCATGATGCTCCCCTTTTCATCCGCAACATCGCGCACCCAGTCTGATTTGCCCGTCGCAACCAGAACATGCGTGCTCCATCCTTTCACAAAGCCGTAGAGCGCATCAGTTTCGTCAATCTTGAATGATTTTGGGTACTGGACAACGCAACTGCTGCAGTCGCGGTCGCAATCCTCGCCGTCGATCTCCTTGTCCACGACGGGAAAAAGGTCCGGGAGCTCGGCCTTGCTGCCCGAGTTGCCTATGTAGAGGGCCTTGGCGCTGTTGATGAGTGATTTGATGCCGCTCGCCATCGTGTCTGTTGACCGTTGCGAAGCTGTTGGAATAACGAATAAAGAAGCCTGTCAAGCATGAGCTAAGGGTGACAGGCGCCAAGGGTGTGAGctcccggcggcggcggcgggtcGGACTTTCGGAGGTAAGGGTGCCCGGTATGCGGCTGGCCTTCAGCTGGTCCCAGTGGCCAGGCTTTTGGCGGGGGCGGAGTTATGTGTTTTCcttgggttggtgttgaaaaCAGTCTGATGTCTAGGAATTCGAGTCAGATGTTCAAGCGTAAAGTTGATTACCGGGAACTCCGGGGTCGGTCTTGAGATTTGCGGTCAGTAAGGTGCTGACAGAAATCCACAAGCGGTACAAGACGTCACCGCCGGGCGAGACATCGGAATATTCCTTGTGGTTACGGGATGCCCGGCACCGAATCGGTCTCTTTCTTCCTTCGTCAGCCCCTTGAGCGACATTGCACAAGTGTAGTCGTAGGGTTAGGGTGAACAACAAGCtatccatcaccagccctTGAGATCCCAAGTTTGGTAAAATGCATGCATGCACTCCGCGTTTCAGCAAATGGCCGGCATTGGCTCCAACCATTGTTTTCCATCAAGAGGTTTCTCTTTCCCCGCATTTTGAGCCCTGTAGTGTTAAAGCGAATAGAACCCTGAGACCCGAAGAAGAACTGAAGGCTTCCAGAAAAGACATTCCTCTTCAAAGATCTAACGACATATTCCGATGGGTTCCCCAGCCTTCGTCCCCTTTTTCAGAAAGTGTCTCGTGGACGGCAGAAAACATCGGCGGTGCCATTTTCCTCGACTCAGATCCCTAGCTTCTCGCGAGACCATATATGGATGGCTCTAATGTTCCCTGCCACCATCCATCTAtgcatccccccccccttttccactaCGGGTTGAAGGTCGCGTCCCGCCCTATAAGGCTCAGAACGGAAACTTTATTAAGATCTCGGCCGACAGTCTGCAGCAGTCAAGTGGACGCTCTTGTGCAGAGCACACCCCTCCCGCTGACGGATGATGGAGtcccgccaccatcaacacacTCGAGACAGGCTGGACTTTGTGTGCAGGCTACTCTTCTACCATGATCGCTCCCGCAGCGGCAGGGCCACCTGCCCATGATGCGGGTCTTGGCTTTTTCTCAGACGCTCTGGGGGTCCAACAAGAATAATTCCACGATTCAATCTCATGATGATTTGCACGGACTATGCCTGCATCCtgttttggtgttggctgCTCGTCCAGTGTTCCAAGAATCCAAATCGGGCCCCAAGTC
This window encodes:
- a CDS encoding hypothetical protein (EggNog:ENOG503P0T6; COG:S); its protein translation is MVPPPLDNNNNNNNNNSSRGEAYDAAAYPSSQHHHHHQRNKSSVFRSFISGNSNSNSNSHSHSTPTPPVHGHHHHKRNNSDGTTTLPPPNIATNPDFYASEQNLAAINRAGVYHVGWEPPTSPVMPPTNPISTSRYPPITRHGYALEELVQNRQDNTRSPAAERPPPVPRGRFDPQYTSNNPPPSSPTKLSSFSTLKALGTSKPPKSSSSPVKPKKAKSATNLGGLLLRPKSYKNLKNGEDESGQGKDKENRSPGGVESPPPIYAQFASGGLSTSPPVELPIRNSSSGTHSVVGIKEEGKGKGGGMGSRDRRSRRGRGMGVRPRPKSFTSYVTGSGLRDKRNGGRKSGEGEGEGERGGDQFQEVDLGTGGIRTRILGGGGGERPPAGLNNHLGGGSGSSNRSKSTTRVPNGGSGGRPRGRAGSNTADLPAIEPQDIDRHLEAMLDRRNIPENQRYKMRNLSDTVKMEFIRQDWAEMVAKKNEEVGMEGRQSVNLARGSMDVGARGRPTERELDEAAAGDKSTKKKKHGRGLSLTLGRGGGGKGDGSGGGGGGEKSPTKKKGDSSLGRHFRGKSSSESLVGGGESGGEGQQGGGGDGQQLTGGGLYTGFIAKVKGQQLPGDFVSYLRKVQKPELVEVGKLHKLRLLLRNETVAWIEEFIRQCGMEEIVDLLKRTMALEWREEHEDALLHEVLLCLKALCTTSLALKYLHTIHATLFPSLLHLIFDPEKKGPSEFTTRNIITSILFTYIQHAPSPGEKITRASTVLSFLRDPDPIKTSQTIEFIAQMQKPRPYRVWNKEVVNVTKEVFWIFLHNLNIVALPPPRDETSPEIVFTHEGYMERHFPQERPPVPAAPYVGGVEWDATNYLASHLDLLNAIIACTGPTREERNQLREELRVSGWEKAMGGTMRMCKEKFYGGVHDGLRTWVKAAVEDGWDVRDVRFGPPVEAKSRGASPAKKQQPPVQPPRLEMPKFDFGPLPQVVPAVVGDGGSGSQGVGLGINTSVAHVGNGGAGGGGGGGMTPKIGTPRVGGVVKADDFWLS
- a CDS encoding hypothetical protein (EggNog:ENOG503NXDI; COG:S) gives rise to the protein MASGIKSLINSAKALYIGNSGSKAELPDLFPVVDKEIDGEDCDRDCSSCVVQYPKSFKIDETDALYGFVKGWSTHVLVATGKSDWVRDVADEKGSIMQAISHAKAPSNGRLMVSASNIPTPHRTTSYSEPTTVLVLPAFAVVENVTPATVPTLVSIINDSPTNTSPLEPISIPPSITAHLPEPTPAMLKDITTRPSPHRALILLCSQKTRDARCGQSAPLLRKEFQRHLAPLGLYRDLDDERPGGVGIYFISHVGGHKYSANVMIYRRPDAFGLDEVELGKLTEEERQRVVPIKPQEGEDDLGAAQCIWLARVKPEDCEGIVKFTVLQGKVVKPQSQLRGGFDRGRGLMSW